A DNA window from Pontimonas salivibrio contains the following coding sequences:
- a CDS encoding RDD family protein yields MEQSDNYWPGKRFGLPEEGPRSTPGWNRRIAGIIIDWVLALGLSALFFGFNNLSILGVFVLLHIIGGLLAAGSPGHLLMKIRIAPIAGGRLGILAPVVRPLLIALVIPALMSDDDRRGAHDRLVGTILVTR; encoded by the coding sequence GTGGAACAATCCGACAACTACTGGCCTGGAAAGCGCTTTGGACTGCCAGAAGAAGGCCCCAGAAGCACCCCTGGATGGAATCGGCGCATCGCCGGAATAATCATTGACTGGGTGCTGGCGTTAGGTCTGTCAGCGTTATTTTTCGGCTTCAATAACCTCAGCATTTTGGGAGTCTTTGTCTTACTCCACATCATTGGTGGCCTGCTGGCAGCTGGGTCTCCCGGACATCTGCTGATGAAGATTCGCATCGCCCCCATCGCCGGCGGACGGCTGGGTATTCTCGCGCCCGTCGTGCGACCCCTGCTGATCGCCCTAGTGATTCCGGCGCTGATGAGCGATGACGATCGACGGGGCGCTCACGATCGGCTAGTGGGCACTATCCTCGTCACGCGCTAA
- the glnA gene encoding type I glutamate--ammonia ligase: MFRDSSEALAFIKDTDVKFLDIRFTDLPGVQQHFNLPARAVDEEFFTVGQLFDGSSIRGFQSIHESDLQLIPDVTTAYVDPFRNERTLVMVFDIYNPRNGEIYPRDPRQVAKKAEKYLASTGIADTAFFAPEAEFFIFDDVRYEVNQHTSFYSVDSEEGAWNTGREEAGGNLANKTPYKGGYFPVSPVDKMADIRDDIVLKLEEVGLEVERSHHEVGSAGQCEINYKFNTMVHSADEILKFKYIVKNTADNWGKTATFMPKPLFADNGSGMHTHQSLWSDGKPLFFDEAGYGGLSDVARWYIGGLLKHAPAVLAFTNPSINSYRRLVKGFEAPVNLVYSAGNRSAAIRIPITGSNPKAKRIEFRAPDSSGNPYLAFAAQMMAGLDGILNKIEPHEPVDKDLYELPPEEAKSIPQVPGSLEGALAALEADHEFLLAGGVFTKDLIDTWIDFKRENELLPYAQRPHPFEYELYYSV, translated from the coding sequence ATGTTCCGCGACTCGTCTGAGGCTCTCGCCTTCATTAAAGACACTGACGTAAAGTTCCTTGATATTCGATTCACCGATCTGCCTGGCGTGCAGCAACACTTCAACCTGCCAGCGCGTGCCGTCGACGAAGAGTTCTTCACCGTCGGCCAACTCTTCGACGGATCGTCGATTCGCGGATTCCAGTCAATCCACGAGTCTGACCTGCAGCTCATCCCCGATGTGACCACCGCCTACGTGGACCCCTTCAGGAACGAGCGCACCCTCGTCATGGTCTTCGACATTTACAACCCCCGCAACGGGGAAATTTACCCGCGCGACCCACGCCAGGTCGCCAAGAAGGCGGAAAAGTATCTTGCCTCGACGGGTATCGCCGACACCGCGTTCTTCGCCCCCGAAGCAGAGTTCTTCATCTTTGATGACGTGCGCTACGAAGTAAACCAGCACACAAGCTTCTACTCGGTTGATTCCGAAGAGGGCGCCTGGAACACCGGTCGCGAAGAAGCCGGCGGAAACCTCGCCAACAAGACCCCTTATAAGGGTGGTTACTTCCCCGTGTCACCGGTCGACAAGATGGCAGACATCCGTGACGACATCGTGTTGAAACTTGAAGAAGTGGGCTTAGAAGTTGAACGCAGCCACCACGAGGTGGGCTCGGCTGGCCAGTGTGAAATCAACTACAAGTTCAACACGATGGTGCACTCTGCCGATGAAATCTTGAAGTTTAAATACATCGTGAAGAACACTGCGGACAACTGGGGCAAGACGGCCACCTTCATGCCCAAACCCCTCTTTGCCGACAACGGTTCGGGTATGCACACCCACCAGTCACTGTGGAGTGACGGCAAGCCACTGTTCTTCGATGAGGCCGGCTACGGTGGCCTGAGCGACGTTGCCCGCTGGTACATCGGTGGTCTGTTGAAGCACGCCCCGGCAGTGTTGGCCTTCACCAACCCTTCGATCAACTCCTACCGACGACTGGTGAAAGGCTTCGAAGCCCCGGTTAACCTGGTCTACTCGGCAGGAAACCGGTCCGCAGCGATTCGTATCCCCATTACCGGGTCGAACCCGAAAGCTAAGCGCATCGAGTTCCGCGCACCCGACTCGTCCGGTAACCCCTACCTCGCCTTTGCCGCTCAGATGATGGCAGGGTTGGATGGAATCCTGAACAAGATTGAGCCCCACGAGCCAGTCGACAAGGACCTCTACGAGTTGCCCCCTGAGGAAGCAAAATCGATTCCCCAGGTCCCGGGTTCACTCGAAGGCGCCCTGGCGGCACTGGAAGCAGATCACGAGTTCTTGCTCGCTGGCGGAGTATTCACGAAAGATCTCATTGACACTTGGATCGACTTCAAGAGGGAAAACGAACTCCTGCCTTACGCGCAGCGTCCGCACCCCTTCGAGTACGAGCTCTACTACAGCGTCTAA
- a CDS encoding NAD+ synthase: MPTIQVAIAQTNPIVGDLGGNRERLVEMAQTAWDQGAQVFLSGELAMSGYPIEDLALRDDFLHRAREAVDQMATQLHERGLGDLVVLVGHPDGPFAPPTDQYSPAHPQQAKNCLSVLHGGQIVARYAKHHLPNYSVFDEFRTFLPGSENLILRLGGVDFGVIICEDLWRDHGPIHTLSSYPLAGLLVPNASPFERDKDDVRLPLVTRRAQQMGVAVYYANLVGGQDDLVFDGDSVVVDQQGTLHARSPLFVEHLQLVGLDLPEAADHPLPEDTRLVELPLAALRPTGVVPEVAPERDDLDVIWNALVTGTRDYVEKNGFPSVMLGLSGGIDSAVCAVIAADAIGPERVHAVSLPSRHSSEHSRDDARLLAEATGIGYRVEPIADLVQPFDAQLGLSGLAAENVQARVRGVVLMSLSNQEGHLVLTTGNKSELAVGYSTIYGDSVGGYAPIKDVPKTIVWELARWRNAQATALGETPPIPVSSIEKAPSAELRPDQTDQDSLPDYDTLDQILHLLIVEGLDHPQIVKRGFDTDTVAEVVVLVDRAEWKRRQGAIGPRISSVAFGRDRRLPVTARNHSVRPQ; the protein is encoded by the coding sequence ATGCCGACTATCCAGGTGGCCATCGCCCAAACTAACCCCATTGTGGGCGACCTCGGAGGCAACAGAGAACGTCTCGTGGAAATGGCCCAAACCGCGTGGGATCAGGGCGCCCAAGTATTCCTCAGCGGTGAGTTGGCTATGAGTGGTTACCCCATTGAAGATCTGGCATTGCGGGATGATTTTCTACACCGCGCACGGGAAGCCGTCGACCAGATGGCAACCCAACTACACGAGCGTGGCCTTGGCGACTTGGTGGTCCTCGTCGGTCACCCCGATGGGCCATTTGCGCCCCCCACCGATCAGTATTCTCCGGCGCATCCGCAGCAGGCGAAAAACTGTCTCAGCGTGCTCCACGGCGGTCAGATTGTGGCACGTTACGCCAAACACCACCTGCCGAACTATTCCGTGTTTGACGAATTCCGCACGTTCCTGCCAGGCAGTGAAAACCTCATCCTTCGCCTCGGTGGTGTCGACTTTGGCGTCATCATCTGCGAAGACCTGTGGCGGGATCACGGCCCTATCCACACGCTCAGCAGCTACCCGCTAGCCGGGCTCTTGGTTCCCAACGCCTCGCCCTTTGAGCGCGATAAAGATGATGTTCGCCTTCCGCTGGTGACCAGGCGCGCACAGCAGATGGGTGTCGCGGTGTACTACGCAAACCTTGTGGGCGGCCAAGATGACTTGGTGTTCGATGGTGACTCGGTCGTCGTCGATCAGCAAGGCACCCTGCACGCCCGCTCACCACTGTTTGTGGAACATCTGCAGCTGGTCGGGCTGGATCTGCCAGAAGCAGCTGATCATCCGCTGCCAGAAGATACGCGCTTAGTGGAATTACCCCTTGCGGCCTTGCGCCCCACCGGTGTGGTCCCCGAGGTGGCGCCGGAGCGCGACGATCTCGATGTGATTTGGAATGCGCTCGTGACGGGAACGCGCGATTACGTGGAAAAAAATGGTTTCCCCAGTGTGATGTTGGGGCTTTCTGGCGGTATCGACTCCGCCGTGTGTGCGGTCATTGCCGCTGATGCCATCGGGCCAGAGCGTGTGCACGCCGTGTCGCTTCCCAGTCGCCACTCCAGTGAGCATTCGCGCGACGATGCCCGCTTATTGGCTGAGGCAACAGGGATTGGCTACCGGGTTGAACCTATCGCCGACTTAGTTCAGCCTTTTGACGCCCAATTGGGCCTCAGCGGCCTTGCAGCAGAGAACGTTCAGGCGCGGGTGCGTGGTGTCGTGTTGATGTCACTATCAAACCAAGAAGGTCATTTGGTGTTGACCACGGGCAATAAATCCGAACTGGCAGTCGGCTATTCGACCATCTACGGAGACTCCGTCGGCGGATACGCCCCCATCAAAGATGTCCCCAAAACGATTGTCTGGGAATTGGCCCGTTGGCGTAACGCGCAAGCGACCGCACTCGGAGAGACGCCGCCCATCCCGGTCTCCTCTATTGAGAAAGCACCGAGTGCGGAGCTACGCCCCGACCAAACCGACCAGGACAGCCTGCCCGACTACGACACCCTCGATCAGATCCTCCACCTACTCATTGTGGAAGGCCTTGACCACCCACAAATTGTGAAACGCGGCTTTGACACCGACACAGTGGCCGAGGTGGTCGTCTTGGTTGACCGAGCAGAGTGGAAGCGTCGACAGGGAGCCATTGGGCCCAGAATTTCCAGCGTTGCATTCGGCCGCGATCGTCGCCTACCCGTTACTGCTCGAAACCACAGCGTCAGACCCCAGTAA
- a CDS encoding bifunctional [glutamine synthetase] adenylyltransferase/[glutamine synthetase]-adenylyl-L-tyrosine phosphorylase: protein MARGALGLSELARNGFSELSAAKARLESLQLDATLFSHAGDPDQALHAWERLVESAPDVVSSLGAGGQRVTHLISLLGASSGLADFFKRRPEQIAPVVTAAGPPATREELVRRLGVAVGEQVGEPAVTQLRVGYRAELAKLALYDVSHPQPISIVDQVARALADLADAALEVALSIARREIGVLEADVPLAIIGMGKAGARELNYLSDVDVIYVTEAPPDTQSDSVVADATRLAQATQRIIMEFGLEPGLWEVDANLRPEGKDGALVRTLDSHVAYYQRWAKDWEFQALIKARPMAGSLTLGLAYREALEPMIWQASAREGFVEQVQRMRERVTNHIPQDEVDVQLKLGPGGLRDVEFTIQLLQLVHGGADSDVRVADTLGALRALAAKGYVGREEAEEFDRAYRFLRTLEHRLQLRHLARTHLMPREDEALRILARSTHLADGASALVEAWRAVQRQVRTLHERLFYRPLLQAVAGLAAEGGVELTSDQAADRLKATGFIDPQGAMAHITALTQGVSRRAQIQRNLLPVVLRWLADGTDPDRGLLAFRRLSDDLGESPWFLRMLRDSSGAANRLTRVLGTSGFAGALLERVPEGAGWLDDGDGLQPRPAEQLDEEIVAIARRYRGQRNSAHNALRQLRRRELLRLSMGSIVGVIDTSQLAVALSDLTEKFLEGAWRIAAPDYPGIQFALIAMGRFGGRELGFASDADVLYVVTDDGAGDETVARGTALARAIGELTTDPLFPFELDAGLRPEGKNGPLVRSLEAYRAYYERWALGWEAQALLRARDVVGDTPLRKEFMALADEVRYPTEFPHDAAREIRRIKARVEAERLPQGADPKRHVKLGPGSLSDIEWLVQLLQLQHGGTTPQLQRADTLGALEALASEGYLPEEDAHLLEGAWKLCSNLRNALTLSGRPSDVLPADRRALEQAARLMGYPPHSASTLEEFYLRTTRLARSVFERHFFPGD from the coding sequence GTGGCTCGTGGCGCACTGGGGTTAAGCGAATTAGCCAGAAATGGTTTCAGCGAATTAAGCGCAGCAAAAGCCAGGCTCGAATCGTTACAACTCGACGCGACACTTTTTTCTCACGCAGGTGACCCCGACCAGGCCCTGCACGCGTGGGAGCGTCTTGTAGAGAGCGCCCCGGATGTGGTGTCGTCGCTTGGGGCTGGCGGCCAGAGGGTCACCCACCTCATTTCCCTCCTAGGAGCCTCGTCGGGTTTGGCGGATTTTTTTAAGCGACGCCCGGAACAGATTGCGCCGGTGGTTACCGCAGCAGGCCCCCCAGCCACCAGAGAAGAACTTGTGCGGCGGCTGGGCGTGGCTGTGGGGGAGCAGGTGGGGGAGCCCGCTGTCACACAGCTGCGGGTCGGTTACCGGGCGGAACTTGCGAAACTCGCGCTTTATGATGTGTCGCATCCCCAACCGATTTCGATTGTCGACCAGGTTGCTCGAGCCTTAGCTGATTTAGCCGACGCTGCACTCGAGGTGGCCTTATCCATTGCCCGAAGAGAAATCGGAGTGTTGGAAGCCGACGTGCCGCTGGCCATCATCGGAATGGGTAAAGCGGGTGCGCGGGAACTGAACTACTTGAGTGACGTCGATGTCATCTACGTCACTGAGGCCCCTCCCGACACACAAAGTGATTCTGTGGTGGCTGATGCAACACGCCTTGCCCAGGCAACACAGCGCATCATTATGGAGTTTGGGCTTGAGCCTGGTTTGTGGGAGGTCGACGCAAACCTGCGGCCCGAAGGAAAAGATGGCGCCCTAGTGCGCACATTAGATTCCCACGTGGCCTACTACCAGCGGTGGGCCAAAGATTGGGAGTTTCAGGCGCTCATTAAAGCACGGCCGATGGCGGGTTCGTTGACGCTGGGCCTGGCGTACCGAGAGGCCCTGGAGCCCATGATTTGGCAGGCCTCTGCCCGTGAAGGCTTCGTGGAGCAGGTTCAGCGAATGCGCGAGAGGGTCACCAACCACATCCCACAAGACGAAGTGGATGTGCAACTCAAGCTCGGCCCCGGTGGTTTGCGTGATGTCGAATTCACCATCCAATTGCTGCAGTTGGTCCACGGTGGAGCCGACTCTGACGTGCGTGTGGCCGACACGTTGGGTGCTTTGCGTGCTCTGGCAGCGAAAGGTTATGTGGGCCGGGAGGAGGCCGAAGAATTCGACCGCGCCTACCGGTTCCTGCGCACCCTGGAACACCGCCTGCAGCTTCGACACCTCGCTCGAACCCACTTGATGCCCCGTGAGGATGAGGCACTCAGAATCTTGGCTCGCTCCACCCATCTTGCGGACGGTGCCAGCGCTTTGGTCGAAGCCTGGCGCGCGGTGCAGCGCCAGGTGCGCACCCTGCATGAGCGCCTGTTTTATCGTCCGCTACTGCAAGCTGTTGCGGGTCTGGCAGCTGAGGGTGGCGTGGAGCTCACCAGTGACCAGGCGGCAGATCGACTGAAGGCAACCGGCTTTATCGATCCCCAAGGGGCGATGGCCCACATTACGGCGCTTACTCAAGGGGTCTCCCGGCGCGCCCAAATTCAACGAAACCTTCTGCCGGTGGTGCTTCGTTGGCTCGCTGACGGTACCGACCCCGACCGCGGGTTATTGGCGTTTCGACGTTTGAGCGATGACCTGGGCGAGAGTCCGTGGTTTTTACGCATGTTGCGCGATTCTTCGGGGGCGGCCAACCGGCTCACCAGGGTGTTGGGAACAAGTGGGTTCGCGGGCGCACTCTTGGAGCGAGTGCCGGAGGGTGCTGGTTGGTTAGACGATGGCGATGGCTTACAACCGCGCCCGGCGGAGCAGTTAGACGAAGAAATTGTTGCGATTGCCAGGCGTTACCGGGGCCAGCGAAACAGTGCTCACAATGCCCTGCGCCAGTTACGCCGGCGAGAGTTGTTGCGCCTGTCCATGGGGTCAATCGTGGGCGTGATCGACACCAGTCAGCTCGCTGTAGCGCTCAGCGATCTGACTGAAAAGTTTCTTGAAGGTGCATGGAGAATTGCCGCTCCCGACTATCCCGGCATCCAGTTTGCCCTCATTGCAATGGGGCGCTTTGGTGGTCGGGAGCTGGGTTTTGCCTCAGACGCTGACGTGCTCTACGTAGTCACCGACGACGGGGCGGGCGATGAGACCGTGGCACGCGGCACTGCTTTGGCTCGCGCCATCGGTGAACTCACTACAGACCCGCTCTTTCCTTTTGAACTCGATGCTGGGCTGCGCCCGGAAGGGAAAAATGGACCGCTGGTGCGATCCCTCGAGGCGTATCGTGCCTACTACGAACGCTGGGCCTTGGGTTGGGAAGCTCAAGCGCTCCTTCGGGCGAGAGACGTAGTGGGCGATACCCCGCTGAGGAAAGAGTTCATGGCGCTTGCCGATGAGGTGCGCTACCCCACGGAGTTTCCGCACGATGCTGCCCGAGAAATCCGGCGCATCAAAGCACGGGTAGAGGCAGAGCGACTGCCTCAAGGGGCTGACCCAAAGCGTCACGTGAAATTGGGGCCTGGGTCGCTAAGCGATATCGAATGGCTGGTGCAATTACTTCAACTTCAACATGGTGGAACAACTCCACAGCTGCAGCGGGCAGACACCCTAGGTGCGCTGGAGGCTTTGGCCAGCGAAGGCTACCTGCCGGAAGAAGATGCCCATTTGCTGGAGGGGGCGTGGAAGCTCTGTTCGAACCTTCGAAATGCTCTGACCCTCTCAGGGCGCCCCTCCGATGTGTTGCCGGCTGATCGCCGAGCCTTGGAACAAGCCGCCAGACTGATGGGATACCCACCCCACAGCGCCAGCACGTTGGAAGAGTTTTATTTGCGCACTACCCGGCTAGCCAGATCAGTGTTCGAGAGGCACTTTTTCCCTGGTGACTAG
- the glnA gene encoding type I glutamate--ammonia ligase, translating into MDKQREFVLRTIEERGVKFIRLWFTDVVGTLKMVAVAPAEIEGAFAEGLGIDGSSIQGYTRAYEADVLAHPDPTTFQILPWRGEIDPTARMFCDIHTPDGEPAMSDPRYVLKRTLQRAADRGFTFYTHPEIEFYLLKSGEYGPEGPVPVDKAGYFDNVPGGTAHDFRRRAVRMLEDLGISVEFSHHEGGPGQNEIDLRYADALSTADNLMTFRTVVKEVAIEQGVYATFMPKPFAGHPGSGMHTHMSLFEGDTNAFFDQSQTYQLSTVGRQFVAGLLTHAPEITAITNQFVNSYKRLWGGHEAPSYLTWGHNNRSALVRVPLYKPGKGQAARIEYRAMDSAANPYLAYAVLLAAGLKGIEEGYELPAEAEDTVWELSSQERKALGYKPLPSSLDHALNLMENSELVAETLGEQVFQHVLKNKRLEWEQYRAQVTPYEIEANLGLL; encoded by the coding sequence ATGGACAAGCAAAGAGAGTTTGTGCTTCGCACAATCGAAGAACGTGGAGTGAAGTTCATTCGATTGTGGTTTACCGATGTCGTCGGGACACTCAAAATGGTGGCTGTTGCCCCCGCAGAAATTGAGGGCGCCTTCGCAGAGGGCCTGGGCATTGATGGCTCGTCCATCCAGGGATACACCCGCGCCTACGAAGCCGACGTCCTGGCCCACCCGGACCCCACAACCTTCCAAATCTTGCCCTGGCGGGGCGAAATTGACCCGACAGCGAGAATGTTTTGCGACATTCACACCCCCGACGGGGAACCGGCTATGTCTGACCCCCGCTATGTCCTGAAGCGCACTCTGCAGCGCGCGGCCGACCGGGGTTTTACCTTTTACACCCACCCCGAAATTGAGTTTTATCTTCTGAAATCGGGCGAATATGGGCCAGAGGGTCCGGTCCCAGTGGACAAAGCAGGCTACTTTGACAACGTCCCCGGGGGCACAGCCCACGATTTCCGTCGTCGCGCGGTGCGCATGTTGGAAGATTTGGGCATCTCGGTCGAGTTTTCACACCACGAGGGTGGTCCCGGTCAAAACGAAATTGACCTGCGCTACGCGGATGCCCTCTCCACGGCGGATAACCTGATGACGTTCCGCACCGTGGTGAAAGAGGTCGCTATCGAGCAGGGCGTGTACGCGACCTTTATGCCCAAACCGTTCGCTGGCCACCCGGGTTCCGGTATGCACACCCACATGTCACTGTTTGAAGGCGACACCAACGCGTTTTTCGACCAGTCCCAGACGTACCAGCTCTCCACGGTGGGGCGCCAGTTTGTCGCCGGTCTGCTCACCCACGCCCCTGAAATCACAGCCATTACCAACCAGTTTGTGAACTCGTATAAGCGTTTGTGGGGTGGGCACGAAGCCCCCAGTTACCTCACTTGGGGTCACAACAACCGCTCCGCGTTGGTTCGCGTTCCGCTGTATAAGCCCGGTAAAGGCCAGGCCGCTCGAATCGAATACCGAGCCATGGACTCCGCGGCAAACCCCTATTTGGCCTACGCCGTGTTGCTCGCCGCCGGTCTGAAAGGTATTGAAGAGGGCTACGAACTACCGGCCGAAGCAGAAGACACCGTCTGGGAGCTGAGCTCCCAAGAGCGAAAAGCTTTGGGATACAAACCCCTTCCCTCAAGCCTGGATCACGCGTTGAATTTGATGGAGAACAGTGAACTAGTGGCAGAAACACTCGGCGAACAGGTGTTCCAGCATGTGCTGAAAAACAAACGCCTGGAGTGGGAGCAATACCGTGCTCAGGTCACCCCTTACGAAATCGAAGCCAATTTGGGGCTGCTCTAG
- a CDS encoding DUF4191 domain-containing protein, whose translation MAEETQKEPGRMTQLWRVFQMTRKADKWIVPLLIAVFLGPVALGILLPLTVLPGGILTLVLWILSGILTGVLLVLVVLGNRAESTAYKQIEGQTGAVGAVLQNGLRKAWQTSEYPVAINPRTRDAVYRAVGKCGVVLIAEGSKTRSKKLLDDERRHVARAVPQITIHHLYVGPDEGGTPLRQLRKELNRFKKTLSKAEVLAVANRLEALKKPGSIPIPKGMDPAKARAPKPR comes from the coding sequence ATGGCGGAGGAAACGCAAAAAGAACCCGGGCGGATGACCCAGCTGTGGCGGGTTTTCCAAATGACCCGCAAAGCGGACAAGTGGATTGTTCCTCTGCTGATTGCCGTGTTCCTTGGTCCCGTGGCGCTAGGAATCCTCCTGCCGCTAACAGTGCTCCCCGGCGGGATCTTGACACTCGTGTTGTGGATTCTCTCGGGAATACTCACCGGCGTGCTGTTAGTCCTGGTGGTGTTGGGAAACCGCGCCGAATCCACTGCCTACAAACAAATTGAGGGCCAAACGGGAGCTGTCGGAGCTGTCCTGCAAAACGGCCTGCGCAAAGCGTGGCAAACCAGTGAATACCCTGTGGCCATCAACCCGAGGACTCGCGACGCCGTCTACCGTGCTGTCGGTAAATGTGGCGTTGTCTTGATCGCTGAGGGCTCCAAAACACGCTCCAAGAAACTTCTCGACGATGAGCGTCGTCATGTCGCACGCGCAGTCCCACAAATCACTATCCACCACCTGTATGTCGGACCAGACGAGGGTGGTACACCGCTTCGTCAACTGCGCAAGGAGCTAAACCGCTTCAAGAAGACGCTGAGCAAAGCCGAAGTGTTGGCCGTGGCGAACCGCTTGGAGGCGCTTAAGAAACCCGGCAGTATCCCCATCCCTAAAGGTATGGACCCCGCTAAGGCACGAGCGCCAAAGCCCCGCTAA